Proteins from a single region of bacterium:
- a CDS encoding CoA transferase has product MAEKWRTEKKRPTIKVLPWPAIPTVTADQVYAGVAEKAKEYSLWVESAVRQQFNADKPESLDGIRVLDLTSNMNIGHWCSSHFSELGAEVIMVEPPGGDPIRKLTPFGRQEYMFEAKNGEKVGAKYLSEARNKFSVTLNLETEEGRALLKKIIPQVDILIENAPPGQSDKLGIGYRQLSEINPRLVYMWVGQRGQWGPLKDDAGNLDPTAQCSMGFAHGTGAPVAFGGTPTRSGWWLCDHVGGTFSAIGAMAALYARERFLGKGQFVECTAAEGVIRIIDYNWAWQGMDGSIRPRYGNWDLAINIYAANPCADGQIMVGGGHDRLWFRIWRTVGKDKPELEQHICEDPKLRVVTDRLPHYMQVETYTTMCEWTKDKTRNQCETALQEEEVASGGVSFLDEVCEFPHYKYRGHIEIVDDVNFGKVLIGASGFIGMNTPGRIKWLGRTTGQDNEDVYRRLAGLDREGLVAFKKGGVI; this is encoded by the coding sequence ATGGCTGAAAAGTGGCGTACGGAAAAGAAACGGCCGACGATCAAGGTACTTCCGTGGCCCGCGATCCCGACGGTGACCGCCGATCAGGTTTACGCCGGTGTCGCCGAGAAGGCAAAGGAGTACTCGCTCTGGGTGGAGTCGGCGGTGCGGCAGCAGTTCAACGCCGACAAGCCGGAATCCCTCGACGGGATCCGGGTTCTCGACCTGACCTCGAACATGAACATCGGCCACTGGTGCTCCTCGCACTTCTCCGAGCTCGGCGCCGAGGTCATCATGGTGGAGCCCCCTGGCGGGGACCCGATCCGGAAGCTGACCCCCTTCGGTCGGCAGGAGTACATGTTCGAGGCGAAGAACGGCGAGAAGGTCGGGGCCAAGTATCTCTCCGAGGCCCGGAACAAGTTCTCCGTCACCCTCAACCTCGAGACCGAAGAGGGAAGGGCGCTCCTGAAGAAGATCATCCCGCAGGTCGACATCCTGATCGAGAACGCGCCTCCGGGACAGTCCGATAAGCTGGGAATCGGCTACCGGCAGCTCTCCGAGATCAACCCGCGGCTCGTCTACATGTGGGTCGGCCAGCGCGGCCAGTGGGGCCCCCTGAAGGACGACGCAGGGAACCTCGACCCGACCGCCCAGTGCTCCATGGGTTTCGCCCACGGCACCGGCGCGCCGGTGGCGTTCGGCGGCACCCCGACGCGGTCCGGCTGGTGGCTGTGCGACCACGTCGGCGGCACCTTCTCGGCGATCGGCGCCATGGCGGCCCTCTATGCCCGGGAGCGGTTCCTCGGCAAGGGGCAGTTCGTGGAGTGCACGGCGGCGGAAGGCGTCATCCGGATCATCGACTATAACTGGGCATGGCAGGGAATGGACGGCTCCATCCGTCCCCGGTACGGCAACTGGGACCTCGCGATCAACATCTACGCCGCGAATCCCTGCGCCGACGGGCAGATCATGGTCGGCGGCGGGCACGACCGCCTCTGGTTCCGGATCTGGCGGACGGTCGGAAAGGACAAGCCCGAGCTCGAGCAGCACATCTGCGAGGATCCGAAGCTCCGCGTCGTGACCGACCGGCTTCCGCACTACATGCAGGTCGAGACGTACACGACGATGTGCGAATGGACCAAGGACAAGACCCGGAACCAGTGCGAGACGGCGCTGCAGGAAGAGGAAGTGGCGTCGGGCGGCGTGTCGTTCCTCGACGAGGTTTGCGAGTTCCCGCACTACAAGTACCGCGGCCACATCGAGATCGTGGACGACGTCAACTTCGGCAAGGTCCTGATCGGCGCCTCCGGCTTCATCGGGATGAACACCCCGGGTCGGATCAAGTGGTTGGGCCGTACGACCGGGCAGGACAACGAGGACGTGTATCGCCGCCTCGCCGGTCTTGACCGCGAAGGGCTGGTAGCATTCAAGAAGGGAGGGGTTATCTAA
- a CDS encoding CoA transferase produces MAIDKSLKDMTFEDYCRTVFNTKKRYDKPEVLKGIRAISTTQYILGPSCAAYLAELGAETIKVELPKRGEPMRHTTPFNEPFLYPLSRWMPEKGTGLGFFGANPNEYFLSLDFHKPEAIQIMKRLAAKSDVACENYRAGTFDRWGIGYRQFKDLNPRMIYQWMGGFGGWGPGRNRASYDILGQAQGGCFSITGWHKEYGGMPSKQTIWIMDYWGGAISAFNVLACLYWRDNVSGKGNFLEYSQVHGAQRHLTDFISLYGKTGIVPQRFGNFEPLLCVHGILKCGKSSYPNSKNPQEQEVGYCLVSAYKDEDFQKLCKMINRADLAKKYPTHADRVGADAQSAIYPELEKFAADKTKEEFDKACKANGILSQPVWNSKEVAANEHWHMRGTLQWLDDPTFGDVLTQGPAYQLSDTPARVRWAFKPVGADNEYILSKLCGYSGSKIADLEQKEII; encoded by the coding sequence ATGGCGATCGACAAAAGCCTGAAGGATATGACGTTTGAGGATTACTGCCGTACCGTTTTCAACACGAAGAAGCGGTACGACAAGCCCGAGGTTCTCAAGGGGATCCGGGCCATCTCGACCACGCAGTACATCCTCGGCCCCTCCTGCGCGGCGTACCTCGCCGAGCTCGGCGCCGAGACGATCAAGGTCGAGCTTCCGAAGCGGGGCGAGCCGATGCGGCACACGACCCCCTTCAACGAGCCGTTCCTGTACCCGCTGTCCCGCTGGATGCCCGAGAAGGGAACGGGCCTCGGCTTCTTCGGCGCGAACCCGAACGAGTACTTCCTCTCGCTCGACTTCCACAAGCCGGAGGCGATCCAGATCATGAAGCGGCTCGCCGCCAAGTCCGACGTGGCGTGCGAGAACTACCGGGCGGGGACGTTCGACCGGTGGGGAATCGGGTACCGGCAGTTCAAGGACCTCAATCCCCGGATGATCTACCAGTGGATGGGCGGCTTCGGCGGCTGGGGCCCGGGGCGCAACCGCGCTTCCTACGACATCCTCGGCCAGGCACAGGGCGGATGCTTCTCGATCACCGGCTGGCACAAGGAATACGGCGGGATGCCCTCCAAGCAGACGATCTGGATCATGGACTACTGGGGCGGCGCCATCTCCGCGTTCAACGTCCTCGCGTGCCTCTACTGGCGCGATAACGTGTCGGGGAAGGGGAACTTCCTCGAATATTCGCAGGTCCACGGCGCCCAGCGCCACCTGACCGACTTCATCTCCCTCTACGGGAAGACCGGCATCGTCCCCCAGCGCTTCGGGAACTTCGAGCCGCTGCTGTGCGTGCACGGGATCCTGAAGTGCGGGAAGTCGTCGTACCCGAACTCGAAGAACCCGCAGGAGCAGGAAGTCGGCTACTGCCTCGTCTCCGCCTACAAGGACGAGGATTTCCAGAAGCTGTGCAAGATGATCAACCGGGCCGACCTGGCCAAGAAGTACCCGACCCACGCGGACCGCGTCGGCGCCGATGCGCAGTCGGCGATCTACCCCGAGCTCGAGAAGTTCGCGGCCGACAAGACGAAGGAAGAGTTCGACAAGGCGTGCAAGGCGAACGGGATCCTCTCCCAGCCCGTGTGGAACTCCAAGGAAGTCGCCGCGAACGAGCACTGGCACATGCGCGGCACGCTCCAGTGGCTGGACGATCCGACCTTCGGGGACGTCCTGACCCAGGGGCCGGCGTACCAGTTGTCCGACACCCCGGCACGCGTCCGTTGGGCGTTCAAGCCGGTCGGCGCCGACAACGAGTACATCCTGTCCAAGCTGTGCGGCTACAGCGGTTCCAAAATCGCCGATCTGGAGCAGAAAGAGATCATCTAA
- a CDS encoding acyl-CoA synthetase has product MAKIPESYLPPPELRPKRLYNLEEFKNIPQKFNSTEVLLDQTAAKYGDKPAIYFEDKNITYKQLQASVNRVANGLKKLGVEEGDRVLMRMPNIVPIIVSNFAIIKIGAVSLPTSVLFARTEIAHVANLAEAKVIIVAAPMLGEVEAAKADLKSVKTIVVVGGDENEVRAKGYTPYADLMKNPDQCDAVKRDRMDVSVLLFTSGTTGLPKGTAHFMEESLIVADGFGKYCWEVTDKDVIGGPAPLAMAAGYSTVAVIPFRYGAAVSLIGKFDPVTMFKNIQNHKITIMSALPTAYRKMLVDINPKDYDFSSLRFCTGGGEALTAKTYLDWKAKFGLELYEGLGTTEMMFVFISAAVTKKVKPGAIGTACPGYDVRVVNENFERVKPGEVGKMIVQGPTGTIYWKDNDKQKAAVRDGWCLAGDVVTMDEEGYVQFLSREDDLIKSSGYRIGPEEIEEALVMHPSVADAGVVGVPDPIIGQKTKAFVALKAGVTPSDALKKELIEHCKGKIAVYKLPREIEFIDAMPRTAVGKLLRRILRQQEIDKKKA; this is encoded by the coding sequence ATGGCGAAGATTCCCGAGAGCTACCTGCCGCCGCCCGAGTTGCGGCCCAAGCGGCTCTACAATCTCGAAGAGTTCAAGAACATCCCCCAGAAGTTCAACTCCACCGAGGTCCTTCTCGACCAGACGGCCGCCAAGTACGGCGACAAGCCGGCGATCTACTTCGAAGACAAGAACATCACCTACAAGCAGCTCCAGGCGAGCGTGAACCGCGTCGCCAACGGCCTGAAGAAGCTCGGCGTGGAAGAGGGCGACCGCGTCCTGATGCGGATGCCCAACATCGTGCCGATCATCGTGTCCAACTTCGCGATCATCAAGATCGGGGCGGTCTCCCTGCCGACCTCGGTCCTGTTCGCCCGCACCGAGATCGCCCACGTGGCGAACCTGGCGGAAGCGAAAGTGATCATCGTCGCCGCGCCCATGCTGGGCGAGGTCGAGGCCGCCAAGGCGGATCTCAAGTCGGTCAAGACGATCGTCGTGGTGGGCGGTGACGAGAACGAGGTCCGTGCGAAGGGGTATACCCCCTACGCCGACCTGATGAAGAACCCCGACCAGTGCGATGCGGTGAAGCGCGACCGGATGGACGTCTCCGTCCTCCTCTTCACCTCGGGGACGACGGGCCTGCCCAAGGGGACGGCCCACTTCATGGAAGAGTCGCTGATCGTCGCCGACGGGTTCGGCAAGTACTGCTGGGAGGTGACCGACAAGGACGTGATCGGCGGCCCGGCCCCCCTGGCGATGGCGGCGGGATACTCCACCGTGGCGGTCATCCCGTTCCGGTACGGCGCGGCCGTCTCCCTCATCGGGAAGTTCGACCCGGTGACGATGTTCAAGAACATCCAGAACCACAAGATCACGATCATGTCGGCCCTTCCGACCGCGTACCGGAAGATGCTGGTCGACATCAACCCGAAGGACTACGACTTCTCCTCCCTCCGGTTCTGCACCGGCGGCGGCGAGGCGCTCACCGCCAAGACGTACCTGGACTGGAAGGCGAAGTTCGGCCTGGAACTGTACGAGGGACTGGGGACCACCGAGATGATGTTCGTCTTCATCTCGGCGGCGGTGACCAAGAAGGTGAAGCCCGGAGCGATCGGGACGGCGTGCCCGGGGTACGACGTGCGCGTGGTGAACGAGAACTTCGAGCGGGTGAAGCCGGGCGAGGTCGGCAAGATGATCGTCCAGGGCCCGACGGGTACGATCTACTGGAAGGACAACGACAAGCAGAAGGCCGCCGTTCGCGACGGCTGGTGCCTGGCCGGCGACGTCGTCACGATGGACGAGGAAGGGTACGTCCAGTTCCTGTCCCGCGAGGACGACCTGATCAAATCGTCCGGCTACCGGATCGGACCCGAAGAGATCGAGGAGGCGCTGGTGATGCATCCGTCGGTCGCCGATGCCGGCGTGGTCGGCGTTCCCGACCCGATCATCGGCCAGAAGACGAAGGCGTTCGTCGCCCTGAAGGCCGGCGTGACGCCGTCCGACGCCCTCAAGAAGGAACTTATCGAGCATTGCAAGGGGAAGATTGCCGTCTACAAGCTGCCGCGCGAGATCGAGTTCATCGACGCGATGCCGCGCACCGCGGTCGGCAAGCTCCTTCGCCGCATCCTGCGCCAGCAGGAGATCGACAAGAAGAAGGCGTAA
- a CDS encoding AI-2E family transporter, with the protein MTPVEDAKRDLPSELPPGTAQPAKEERRQGPDLHLIRAGAIIIATLGLLALLHFAASVFITLFSAMLLAFALEPIVHFLCVRTRMERHHASGIVVFLFVAMLYGLFYATYLRAESFLAEIPAITEKIRSAPMVKEFTRRGQELNRVFAEAGRRIVPTPATSARPKSAAPVVTRDETESFTGTLIQGLGSLSGVLFSLGFIPFLVYFILADREPLTRRTRELFPEEHRTTVGEILLDIERMMRKFLLGNALIALILSAATVLVFLLVGLPYPIVLGILSGTLSIVPYLGLPLALLPGAVVGVVSFESGGPFLLLIASVTVLHLVAANYLTPKLVGGGVRLNATASTVALLFFGWLWGGMGLVLGIPILAVLKCIFDNVPSTRRIGMFLGV; encoded by the coding sequence ATGACGCCGGTGGAAGACGCGAAACGGGACCTTCCTTCCGAACTGCCCCCCGGCACAGCCCAGCCCGCGAAGGAGGAGCGGCGTCAAGGGCCGGACCTGCACCTCATCCGGGCGGGTGCGATCATCATCGCGACCCTCGGCCTCCTCGCGCTCCTGCACTTCGCCGCCTCCGTGTTCATCACCCTCTTCTCGGCGATGCTGCTGGCCTTCGCCCTCGAACCGATCGTCCATTTCCTCTGCGTACGGACCCGGATGGAGCGCCATCATGCGAGCGGCATCGTGGTCTTCCTTTTCGTCGCAATGCTCTACGGGCTTTTCTACGCCACCTACCTGCGCGCGGAAAGCTTCCTCGCGGAGATCCCCGCGATCACCGAAAAGATCCGCTCCGCCCCGATGGTCAAGGAATTCACGCGCAGGGGCCAGGAACTGAACCGCGTCTTCGCCGAGGCGGGACGGCGAATCGTTCCCACGCCCGCGACCTCCGCCCGCCCGAAATCCGCCGCGCCGGTAGTAACGCGGGATGAAACGGAATCGTTCACGGGAACCCTGATCCAGGGACTCGGCTCCCTGAGCGGCGTCCTCTTCTCCCTCGGATTCATTCCCTTCCTCGTCTACTTCATCCTTGCGGACCGGGAACCGCTCACCCGCCGTACGCGGGAGCTCTTCCCGGAGGAGCACCGCACGACGGTGGGAGAGATCCTCCTCGACATCGAGCGGATGATGCGGAAGTTCCTCCTCGGAAACGCCCTCATCGCCCTCATCCTCTCCGCGGCGACCGTGCTGGTCTTCCTGCTCGTTGGGCTTCCGTACCCCATCGTTCTCGGGATCCTGAGCGGGACGTTGAGCATCGTCCCGTACCTCGGCCTGCCGCTCGCGCTGCTTCCCGGCGCCGTCGTCGGGGTCGTCTCCTTCGAGTCGGGGGGGCCGTTCCTGCTCCTGATCGCCTCGGTGACCGTGCTCCACCTCGTGGCGGCGAACTACCTCACGCCGAAGCTGGTGGGCGGAGGGGTGCGGCTGAACGCGACAGCCTCGACGGTGGCCCTGCTCTTCTTCGGCTGGCTGTGGGGGGGGATGGGGCTCGTGCTGGGGATCCCGATCCTGGCCGTCCTGAAATGCATCTTCGACAACGTCCCGTCGACGCGGCGGATCGGGATGTTCCTCGGAGTATAG
- a CDS encoding peptidase U32 family protein, with amino-acid sequence MVPTHASPILLAPAGSLAAVEAALSAGADAVYVGVRSLSRGGRTGLPADAVGAAVSACRQAKAFLHAAINAIPSSGGLPAFLASLHRLRDAGVDEVILNDPGVIALARREIPGWPICASVGLSVLNPEDARAYRELGADSVVLPSTVRPEEIPRIKKASGLRIEVFAHCRPEFLLHGKCGLTGYVVEGDGGGTGSAKRGGSCRLVCRNLEVPCAAHSLENELPAWIAAGADVFKIEGRELSPPAVAALTARFRGKLDAAIGGRRAVERVQ; translated from the coding sequence ATGGTTCCGACCCACGCATCGCCCATCCTTCTTGCGCCGGCGGGGTCGCTCGCCGCGGTCGAGGCGGCGCTGTCGGCGGGGGCGGACGCCGTGTACGTCGGCGTGCGATCCCTCTCCCGGGGCGGCCGGACGGGGCTTCCCGCGGATGCGGTCGGGGCGGCGGTCTCCGCCTGCCGGCAGGCGAAGGCGTTTCTCCACGCCGCGATCAACGCCATCCCGTCGTCCGGCGGGCTCCCCGCTTTCCTGGCGTCCCTCCATCGGCTCCGGGACGCGGGGGTCGACGAGGTGATCCTGAACGATCCCGGCGTGATCGCCCTCGCCCGGCGGGAGATTCCCGGCTGGCCGATCTGCGCCTCCGTCGGACTCTCGGTCCTCAATCCCGAGGACGCCCGTGCGTACCGGGAACTGGGAGCCGACTCCGTCGTCCTCCCCTCGACGGTCCGGCCCGAAGAGATCCCGCGCATCAAGAAGGCGTCAGGGCTGCGGATCGAGGTATTCGCGCACTGCCGCCCGGAGTTCCTCCTTCACGGAAAGTGCGGTTTGACGGGATACGTCGTCGAGGGGGATGGCGGCGGGACGGGCTCCGCGAAACGGGGGGGAAGCTGCCGCCTCGTCTGCCGGAACCTGGAGGTTCCCTGCGCGGCGCACTCCCTCGAGAACGAGCTTCCGGCATGGATCGCCGCGGGCGCGGACGTCTTCAAGATCGAGGGGAGGGAGCTTTCCCCGCCGGCGGTGGCCGCCCTGACGGCCCGTTTCCGGGGGAAGCTCGACGCGGCGATCGGCGGACGGCGCGCCGTAGAAAGGGTACAGTGA
- a CDS encoding NADH-quinone oxidoreductase subunit A, which yields MLVDYATVLVFIVLGAATVALMLGLSRLLGPSDPTPVKLSTYECGEVPYGASWVQFNIRFYVVALIFIIFDVEVALLYPWAVVFQRLGLLAFIEAFVFIVILLAGLAYLWKEGDLEWVRSLQETPAKKGAK from the coding sequence ATGCTGGTCGACTACGCAACGGTCCTCGTGTTCATCGTGCTGGGAGCGGCCACCGTCGCCCTCATGCTCGGGCTCTCGCGCCTGCTCGGTCCGAGCGACCCCACGCCGGTCAAGCTCTCCACCTACGAGTGCGGCGAGGTTCCGTACGGCGCCTCGTGGGTGCAGTTCAACATCCGCTTCTACGTCGTCGCGCTCATCTTCATCATCTTCGATGTCGAGGTCGCGCTCCTGTACCCGTGGGCCGTCGTCTTCCAGCGCCTCGGTCTCCTCGCATTCATCGAGGCCTTCGTCTTCATCGTGATTCTGCTCGCCGGGCTGGCCTACCTGTGGAAGGAGGGGGACCTCGAATGGGTCCGCAGCCTCCAGGAGACCCCGGCGAAGAAGGGTGCGAAATGA
- a CDS encoding NADH-quinone oxidoreductase subunit B family protein, translating to MSPDPAHGTPPGLPAVSAGPAVTGPEAQVLVGNADLFVNWARKSSLWYLLFATACCGIELMQAGASRYDMDRFGAVFRATPRQADLMLVAGTITHKMAERVKRLYDQMPEPKYVISMGSCANTGGPFFKDSYCVVKGVDLLIPVDVYIPGCPPRPEALIDGIMNLQKIIMKKKNVYGAKA from the coding sequence ATGAGCCCCGATCCCGCACACGGCACCCCTCCCGGACTCCCCGCGGTTTCCGCCGGGCCCGCGGTGACGGGGCCCGAGGCGCAGGTCCTGGTCGGAAACGCCGACCTGTTCGTGAACTGGGCCCGGAAATCGTCCCTCTGGTACCTCCTGTTCGCCACGGCGTGCTGCGGCATCGAGCTGATGCAGGCGGGCGCCTCGCGGTACGACATGGACCGGTTCGGGGCCGTCTTCCGCGCCACCCCGCGCCAGGCCGACCTGATGCTGGTGGCGGGCACGATCACCCACAAGATGGCGGAGCGGGTGAAGCGCCTCTACGACCAGATGCCGGAGCCGAAGTACGTGATCTCGATGGGGTCGTGCGCCAACACCGGCGGCCCGTTCTTCAAGGATTCGTATTGCGTGGTGAAGGGCGTGGACCTGCTGATCCCGGTGGATGTCTACATCCCCGGCTGCCCCCCGCGCCCCGAGGCGCTGATCGACGGGATCATGAACCTGCAGAAGATCATCATGAAGAAGAAAAACGTCTACGGCGCCAAGGCGTAG
- a CDS encoding NADH-quinone oxidoreductase subunit C, protein MEAQAIFDTLKGKFGDAVVELQGEGFRPAFVVVAPASVKEVARFLRDDPALSFDSLMCLSGVDYKEKLAVAYHLYSMTHRHAIGMKVFLPSEAPSLPTVDDVWPAANFQEREAFDLYGIVFEGSKDLRRILLPEDWEGHPLRKDYKYPDFYHGIKV, encoded by the coding sequence GTGGAAGCCCAGGCCATCTTCGACACGCTGAAGGGGAAGTTCGGCGACGCCGTCGTCGAACTGCAGGGGGAGGGGTTCCGCCCCGCCTTCGTCGTCGTCGCCCCCGCGTCGGTGAAGGAGGTCGCCCGGTTTCTCCGTGACGACCCCGCGCTCTCCTTCGACTCCCTCATGTGCCTGTCCGGGGTGGACTACAAGGAGAAGCTCGCCGTGGCGTACCACCTGTACTCGATGACGCACCGCCACGCGATCGGCATGAAGGTGTTCCTGCCCAGCGAGGCCCCGTCCCTCCCGACGGTCGACGACGTCTGGCCCGCCGCCAACTTCCAGGAGCGGGAGGCGTTCGACCTGTACGGGATCGTTTTCGAGGGATCGAAGGACCTTCGGCGGATCCTCCTGCCGGAGGACTGGGAAGGGCACCCGCTGCGCAAGGATTACAAGTACCCCGACTTCTACCACGGGATCAAGGTATGA
- a CDS encoding NADH-quinone oxidoreductase subunit D, with protein sequence MTIRPNALPTQEMTINMGPQHPSTHGVLRVILTTDGEVVTRALPDIGYLHRGLEKIGERVTYAQFMPFTDRLDYLAAMNCNCAYAWAVEKLAKIEVPERAEFLRVIVCELNRISSHLIAFGSYTADMGAFTPFLYAIREREKVNDLFEMLCGSRLTYNYARVGGVSADAPPGFLEKTVEFLDYFAPKLEEYNELISYNKIFVHRLANVATISAADAVAYGLTGPSLRGSGVSFDLRKDEPYSVYPKFDFKVCVGTGERGTLGDCFDRYMVRINEMRESIRIVRQAVAQIPDGPVLAKVPRVFKPPVGEVYFRTECPRGETGIYVVSDGTVNPFRLKIRTGSFVTMNIFEKITRGLMIADIVAVIGSFDIILPEIDR encoded by the coding sequence ATGACGATCCGGCCGAACGCTCTCCCGACGCAGGAGATGACGATCAACATGGGGCCGCAGCACCCGAGCACCCACGGGGTGCTCCGGGTGATCCTCACCACCGACGGCGAGGTGGTGACCCGCGCGCTCCCCGACATCGGGTACCTGCACCGCGGCCTGGAAAAGATCGGCGAGCGCGTCACCTACGCCCAGTTCATGCCGTTCACGGACCGGCTCGACTACCTGGCCGCGATGAACTGCAACTGCGCCTATGCGTGGGCGGTGGAAAAGCTGGCGAAGATCGAGGTTCCCGAGCGCGCCGAGTTCCTGCGCGTCATCGTCTGCGAGCTGAACCGGATCTCCTCCCACCTGATCGCGTTCGGGTCGTACACCGCGGACATGGGGGCGTTCACGCCGTTCCTGTACGCCATCCGCGAGCGGGAGAAGGTCAACGACCTGTTCGAGATGCTCTGCGGGAGCCGCCTGACGTACAACTACGCCCGCGTCGGCGGCGTCTCTGCCGACGCCCCCCCCGGCTTCCTCGAGAAGACGGTCGAGTTCCTCGACTACTTCGCCCCGAAGCTCGAGGAGTACAACGAGCTCATCTCCTACAACAAGATCTTCGTCCATCGGCTGGCGAACGTCGCGACGATCTCCGCGGCCGACGCGGTCGCTTACGGGCTGACGGGCCCCAGCCTGCGCGGCTCGGGCGTCTCCTTCGACCTGCGGAAGGACGAGCCGTACTCCGTGTACCCGAAGTTCGACTTCAAGGTGTGCGTCGGCACCGGGGAGCGCGGGACGCTCGGGGACTGCTTCGACCGGTACATGGTCCGGATCAACGAGATGCGGGAGAGCATCAGGATCGTCCGGCAGGCGGTGGCGCAGATCCCCGACGGGCCGGTCCTGGCGAAGGTGCCCCGCGTCTTCAAGCCGCCGGTCGGCGAGGTGTACTTCCGCACCGAGTGCCCGCGCGGCGAGACGGGGATCTACGTGGTCAGCGACGGCACGGTGAATCCCTTCCGCCTGAAGATCCGCACCGGCTCCTTCGTGACGATGAACATCTTCGAAAAGATCACGAGGGGGCTGATGATCGCCGACATCGTCGCCGTCATCGGCAGCTTCGACATCATCCTCCCGGAGATCGATCGGTAG
- the nuoH gene encoding NADH-quinone oxidoreductase subunit NuoH gives MEALALNLVNFFPPLAVAPLWAVTLVLMVATAVVILIFALTFEGVGSLVLRKVAGDIQARIGPNRVGPNGILQFLADGVKLVLKEDIIPANADRFLFKLAPYFVFVGSFAAFVVVPFGVGLTAADLNIGIYYVMAVTSLVVIGVLLAGWASNNKWALLGGMRAAAQIVSYEIPVGMALIPAVLIAGSLSLQDIVRSQGGGLGIFGWNLFHNPFTFFSFFLYFTAAQAETNQTPFDLPEAESELVSGYNVEYSGIRFGLFFLAEFGDMFIVAALATACFLGGWQIPFFNAAALPPVWGNLLSLGVFLAKAFLMVLVMMWVRWTLPRLRVDQLMRMAWKYLVPLTFVNLLGVSLWLLVFKGKGIPGMIASLFG, from the coding sequence ATGGAAGCCCTGGCCCTGAACCTGGTGAACTTCTTCCCGCCGCTGGCGGTCGCCCCCCTGTGGGCGGTGACCCTGGTGCTGATGGTGGCGACGGCGGTGGTCATCCTCATCTTCGCCCTGACGTTCGAGGGTGTTGGCTCGCTCGTCCTGCGCAAGGTGGCCGGCGACATCCAGGCCCGGATCGGCCCGAACCGGGTCGGTCCCAACGGGATCCTCCAGTTCCTGGCCGACGGGGTGAAGCTGGTCCTCAAGGAGGACATCATCCCGGCGAACGCGGACCGGTTCCTCTTCAAGCTGGCGCCGTACTTCGTCTTCGTCGGATCCTTCGCCGCCTTCGTGGTCGTCCCCTTCGGCGTGGGGCTGACCGCCGCCGACCTGAACATAGGGATCTACTACGTGATGGCGGTCACCTCCCTGGTGGTGATCGGGGTCCTGCTCGCGGGGTGGGCCTCCAACAACAAGTGGGCGCTCCTCGGCGGCATGCGGGCCGCGGCGCAGATCGTCTCCTACGAGATCCCGGTGGGGATGGCACTCATCCCCGCGGTGCTCATCGCCGGTTCGCTGTCGCTGCAGGACATCGTGCGTTCCCAGGGAGGAGGGCTCGGGATCTTCGGGTGGAACCTGTTCCACAACCCGTTCACCTTCTTCTCCTTCTTCCTCTACTTCACGGCGGCGCAGGCCGAGACGAACCAGACCCCGTTCGACCTCCCCGAGGCCGAGTCGGAGCTGGTCTCCGGTTACAACGTGGAATATTCGGGGATCCGGTTCGGCCTGTTCTTCCTCGCGGAGTTCGGCGACATGTTCATCGTCGCGGCGCTGGCGACCGCCTGCTTCCTCGGCGGGTGGCAGATTCCGTTCTTCAACGCCGCGGCGCTCCCGCCCGTGTGGGGAAACCTCCTTTCCCTCGGGGTGTTCCTCGCGAAGGCCTTCCTGATGGTGCTGGTCATGATGTGGGTCCGCTGGACGCTGCCGCGCCTGCGCGTGGACCAGTTGATGCGGATGGCGTGGAAATACCTGGTGCCGCTGACGTTCGTCAACCTCCTCGGCGTCTCCCTCTGGCTCCTGGTCTTCAAGGGCAAGGGGATCCCCGGGATGATCGCCTCGCTGTTCGGATGA
- a CDS encoding NADH-quinone oxidoreductase subunit I, whose product MGLKAYMNNIVEAVVTTAKGMRITARYGVDPKEEVTLQYPEERWEIPERYRGFLHNDIKKCTSCTMCVKVCPVDCISLEAVRGADKKMVLASYDINIGRCMYCGLCVEVCPVKSLTHTSGYEKASADRGELILHFIEEDAAVIKARVARQVAEAAAKAAEAAKAAEAAKAAEAAKAGAEPQAAKEEKPE is encoded by the coding sequence ATGGGCCTGAAGGCATACATGAACAACATCGTGGAGGCGGTAGTCACCACGGCGAAGGGGATGCGGATCACCGCGCGGTACGGCGTGGACCCGAAGGAAGAGGTCACGCTGCAGTACCCGGAGGAGCGCTGGGAGATCCCCGAGCGGTATCGCGGCTTCCTCCACAACGACATCAAGAAGTGCACCTCGTGCACGATGTGCGTGAAGGTGTGCCCCGTCGACTGCATCTCCCTCGAGGCGGTGCGGGGCGCGGACAAGAAGATGGTCCTCGCCTCCTACGACATCAACATCGGGCGCTGCATGTATTGCGGGTTGTGCGTCGAGGTGTGCCCCGTGAAATCGCTTACGCATACCTCCGGCTACGAGAAGGCGTCGGCGGATCGCGGCGAGCTGATCCTCCATTTCATCGAGGAGGATGCCGCCGTGATCAAGGCCCGCGTGGCTCGCCAGGTGGCCGAGGCCGCGGCGAAGGCGGCCGAGGCGGCGAAGGCGGCGGAGGCGGCGAAAGCGGCGGAGGCGGCAAAGGCGGGGGCGGAGCCGCAGGCAGCGAAGGAGGAGAAACCGGAATGA